The bacterium genomic sequence AACGTATTGGTTCGCCCGATCCCGAAACGAAGCGACGCTTTAGCGAGTTCGTCGCTGATCCCGATCGCGCGCAGCACGTGGGACGGTTCCGGCAACGCGCTCGTACATGCGGAGCCCGACGACATGGCAACTTCTTTCATCGCTATCATGATCGATTCGGATTTCGTTTGTTCGAAACTTATATTCAGATTATTGGGCAGCCGTTTGATCTTTTTTGAAGCTTCGTTCGCTGTACCGACTTTTTTTAAAACTTCAGGAGTTTCTATCTCCGGCCCGTTCAAATGAATACTGTCAAGTTCTGTAACGACCGCTTCATACAATTTATTTCTCAAATTGAAGTAATGCCAAAAATTGTTGTCAAATTCCGCTTTACACAATAACGCCGCTCTACCCAGCCCGATAATCCCCGGCACATTAAGCGTACCGGAACGCATCTCCTTTTCATGCCCGCCTCCGTCCATTTGCGCGACAAGTTTTACGCGCGGATTTTTTTGCCTTACGAATAATGCGCCAACCCCTTTGGGTCCATAAAATTTATGAGCTGAAAGAGATGCCAGATCCAAATTCAGTTCATTGACGTCCACACTGACTTTTCCCACGGCTTGAACGATATCGCTGTGAAAAAGAATATTTTTCTCACGCGCGACCTCGCCGATTTTTTGTATCGGGTTTATACTTCCGATTTCATTATTGGCCATCATGACCGAAATCAAAATCGTTCTGTCAGTAATTGCACTGCGAACTTGCTCCGGATCAACCGTGCCGTCATTACGAACCGGCAGAACGGTAATTTCGAAGCCCGACTTTTCAAGGTGTTTGCATGAATCCAGAACGCATCTATGTTCGGCGACGGCGGTGATGATGTGATTGCCTTTGGACGCGTAAGCCTCTGCAACTCCTTTCAATGCCAGATTAATCGATTCCGTTGCGCCGCCGGTAAAAATAATTTCTTTTTTGTCGGCTCCGATCAGCTCGGCAACATCCGCCCTGGCCAGTTCCACCGCTTCTTCAGCCTGCCATCCAAAAACATGATTGCGGCTGGCCGCATTGCCGAAGCGATCGGTCAGATACGGCATCATCGCATCGAGTACTCTCTTGTCCAAAGGCGTCGTGGCGTGATGATCTAAATATATTGGCAGATGACCCATAAAAAAAATACGGTAAATCACGGTGCATGTTTTTTGTGCGGGAAATGTAGACAATCACTTTTCAAAAATCAAGTTTACGCCATAGCTTTCTGTTGACATTTCTTTGCGAATCGTTTATTTTGTCCCACTTAAAAAAGCAGAGGAACATGAGCAAGATCAACGTAGTCATTCTCGGCGCTACCGGAACCGTCGGCCAGAGATTCATTCAACTTTTGGACCGACATCCGTATTTTGAGATCGCCGCTATCGCGGCTTCTGATAAATCAGCAGGCAAAAAATATAAAGACGTTGTAACATGGAAACTTGATACGCCGATTCCCCAGTCCATCCAAGACATGGTCATTCAAAAGTGCGAACCCGGTATGGATGCAAGGATTGCCTTTTCCGGATTAGATTCGACGGTGGCGGGCGAGATCGAAATGGCTTTTGCAAAAAACGGATATGCAGTGGTGAGTAATTCAAAAAACTACCGCATGGAAGCGGATGTACCGCTGATTTATCCTGAAGTTAATGCAGACCACCTCGCGCTGATTGACATCCAGAAAAAGAATCGCGGATTCAAAAATGGTTTTATCGTTACCAATTCCAATTGCTCAATCATGTCTTTTTTACCGGTCATTCATGTACTCGACAAAAACTTCGGAGTTGAAAAAATGACCGTCGTGACCATGCAGGCTGTCTCCGGCGCAGGATATCCCGGTGTCGCTTCATTGGACATTTTAGGAAATATCGTTCCTTATATCGGCGGCGAGGAAGAAGAGAAGATCCGCACAGAGCCTTTGAAAATTCTTGGAAAACTGGAAAATGGACGTATCAAATATTCCGGAATTCAAATAAGTCCCTCGGTAAATCGTGTTCCGGTAGTAGACGGACATCTTGCGTCGGTATCAGTTAAATTGAAGACAAAAACGAACGAGGAGGAAATCAAAAACTATTTAAGAAATTTCCACGGTGTCCCGCAGGATTTGAAATTGCCCCTCGCGCCGGAACGCCCGATCATTATTCATGACGCCATCGATCGTCCGCAACCGCGGCTGGACATTCATCTTGATAAGGGCATGGCCGTTTCCGTCGGACGAATTCGTTCCTGCGAAGTGTTGGACTATAAATTTACCTGCCTCGTTCATAATACGATTCGCGGCGCAGCCGGCGCAGCCATTCTAAATGCAGAGTTACTGTCTGCGAAACAAATGCTATAAACCGCTTGGACGCCGAGGCGCGTGAGAAAATGACCAAAGTAGACTACAATAAAATATAGGAAAAAATATTGGATTCCCGGCTTCAAACGATTTGTAAATAATTTTTAAGTAAATATTTCTTTGCGGCTCCGCACTTCTGCGGTTAATAAAACGAACTAATTTCCATGATCATTATAAAATTCGGCGGAACATCGGTTCAGGATGTCGCATCCATTCGTTCCGTTATCAATATTGTCAAGGCTAAACTGCACAAGCAGCCGATCGTTGTCGTTTCCGCTGTGGCCGGCGCAACAAATCAGTTGATCGAATCCGCGCGCTGCGCCGTTGCAGGAAAAAAGGAAGAGTCGGTAGGGATATTAAACAGTCTCCGAAATCGTCATCTTGAAATTGCCGAAGACCTGATCAAGGATAGCGGCGAATTGGACAATGTCAACAAATCGATTGATGACATCATCACCAAGTTGGCTAACTTAGTCGAAGGCGTGTCGCTTATCGGGGAATTGACAAACCGTTCGCTTGATATGTTTGCCGCACAGGGAGAACTTTTGTCCTCGAATGTTATCGCTCCTGCGATGAAGGAAGCGGAACTTGAGGTGAAATGGTTTGACGCACGGCAAGTCATGATCACCGACGAACAATATGCAAGCGCCATTCCTAACATCCCTGTTTTGGCCGATAAGTGCAGAACGCTTATTACACCCCTCTTCAAAGAATGGCAAGTGGTTTTAACGCAGGGATTTATTGGTTCGACTTCCTCCGGCATTACTACAACACTTGGCCGTGGCGGATCGGATTATTCCGCCGCTTTGCTTGGCGCTGCCATGGACGCAGAGGATATTGAAATTTGGACCGACGTGGACGGCGTATTAACAACCGATCCGCGCATCGTACCGCACGCCAAGCGGGTCAAACAGATGAGCTTTCGTGAAGCATCCGAATTGGCGTATTTCGGCGCCAAAGTGCTCCATCCGGCAACGATCATTCCGGCGGTAGAAAAAAATATTCCTGTTCACGTTTACAATACCAAAAATCCGGATTTTGGCGGAACGCTTATCGCCGCGAAACTCCATTTATCAAAAGAAGCGCAAAGTTCCTCCTGCGTGATCAAATCGATCGCTTTCAAAAAAGACATTACTATTTTTAATATTACTTCTTCGCGCATGCTTCTTGCGCATGGATTTCTTTATTCGATTTTCGAAATATTCAAAAAACACAAAACGGCCGTGGACGTCGTATCAACAACCGAAGTCAGTGTCTCACTGACCATTGACAACCTTGAAAATCTGGAGTCCATCGTTCGCGATCTGTCCGCGTTTTCACAGGTTCAAGTTGAATCTAAACGCGCCATCGTTTGCCTGGTAGGAGAACAAATGCGCAAAACGGCGGGCATTGCGGCGCGAACTTTTGGTGCGATCCGGGATATTAATATTAATATGGTCTCCCAAGGTGCGTCCGAGATTAATTTAACGTTCGTAATCGACGAGAAGGATGTTGACGCAGTTGTGAAACGCCTGCATGATGAATTTTTCTCCGGTCCGTTGCCTGCGGATATTTTCGAATAGAAGGTATGAATCACAACATAAACTGAAAAAGATTTACCTGCTTTTCTTCTCAAAGTGTTTTTTTTTGGCTTCTCAGGTGTGAAAGGTACACAAATGAAAATCGCATTAATCGGTTACGGCAAGATGGGAAAAGAAATCGAACGTTGTGCAAAAGAAAAACAAATTACAGTGTCTGCGATATTTGACGAAAACAAACCGGTGACTGTCAACGGTATTCAAGATGCCGATGTCTGTATTGATTTTTCAGTTCCGTCAGCCGTTGTCAGCAACATCCGACTCTATGCGGAAGCCGGAAAGAATGCCGTTGTCGGCACAACAGACTGGCTTGAACATATTGACGAGGTAAAACGCATCGTAATGGATTCCGGCACTGGGCTGATTTATACGTCAAATTTTTCGATTGGCGTGAATATGTTCTTCAAGATCGTTGAGCATGCGGCCGAACTGATGAATAACTTTTCCGATTACGATGCATTTGTTCACGAACTGCATCATAATCAAAAGATCGACAGCCCAAGCGGAACTGCGCTAAGCATCGCCAAAATCATGATCGAAAAAATAGATCGCAAAAAATCTATTCTTTCAGATACGTCTAAAGGCAAAATCAACGCAGACCATCTGCACATTACTTCCACCCGAATAGGTTCCGTTCCGGGCACGCATACCGTTGGTTTTGACTCGTCAGCAGATACGATCGAACTTACGCATACCGCGCGAAATCGTTCCGGATTTGCGCTTGGCGCCTTATTCGCCGCCAAGTGGATACAAGGGAAAAAGGGGATTTACACGATGGGAGATGTATTGAAATAATTTTCATTACTAGTGAGTCATCGCGGTCTTATCTAATCTTGTGTTTCAAAATTACGAATCATAAAGCAAAAGATCTTCTAATATGACTAACGATTTCATATCGATTATTCTTAAGGGGCTCGCTTTAGGCTGGTCCGTGGCCTGGCCGCCTGGCCCGATCAATACGGAAATGATTCGCCGCGGATTAAACGGTAGTTTCTGGGGAGCTTATTCCGTTGGACTCGGAGCTTGTTGCGGCGATTTCATCTGGGCTGTTGCCACGGCGCTGGGCGTGGGATTACTCCTCGATCAGGAAAATGTACGCCCGATCCTTGGCATCATCAGTTTTCTCCTGCTTTTGTATCTCGCCTACATATTCCTGAAAGGCGCATGGGTTCAGTGGCAAAAACAAAAACGAGGCGAACCGATTGTGTTTGATCAAAAGGAGCAATCCTCGCGCCGCGGTTTTTTTCTGGGATGGACTATGGCAATGCTCTCTCCGTGGAATCTTGCATTCTGGCTCGCTGTGATGGGAGCGCAGACAGGCGATCCGATGAGTCTCGGCGAATCATTGCTGCTGGCAACCTCCGTTGTCACCGGCGCCTCGGCGTGGGGATTGGTTTTGACCATTTCTGTAAAATTCGGCGCACGATTCACAAGCCCGGCATGGGAAACCGTTACTCGCGCTGTCACAGGGCTGTTGATGCTGGCGTTCGCCGGCATGCTCTTGTGGAATATATTTAAATAAAAAAGCTCCAGACAATATGAACTTGTTCGGAGCTTGAGTATTTTTGAGATTATTTTGAAATTGAATCATTATCCAAAAGACATCATAGGATTTTACACAATTTCAGATAAGACGAACTGAACGCATGATCCAGGCTTTTCAGTTTTTCGAGATTGACAAGCGGCTTAACTTTGCCTTCCTCTTTGATCACCGATAAACACGCATACCCGTCTTCAACGAATTTAGCAACGCCGGTGGCGCTGACAATTTTATTTTTTGTGCAAAATTGATTTAGCTGAGCTAATTGCACGTTGGTCAGATCGTTGCACAAGTACACAAGATCAACTTTAATCTGGCCGTTGACAATCGGGTCCAGAGAGCTCATGCTAACGAATTCAAGCTGAAAGAGTTCGACCGGAACTTTCTTGATTGATTTCCCTGATAGCGTAGAGGCTACATTGTTGGAATTAGCATTGCTGCCGCTCCTTGAAATAACCAGAACCGTGCCGCCATTGATCTTGGAATCGTAAGACAGGCTCTTGATTATCATCTCCACATGGGTCGCTTCATCCACATCCATCGGGTTTTGCGCTGGAAACCACGTTAATAGAGACAGAATAAACCCAATAAATAATTTCATATAAAAAATCCTTCCTTTGAAACATAAGCTAAGGGCGCATAATTTATTGTTTATTTTGATGTATGCAAGAAAAAAATAAAAATTCTTTCCTGGGAACTGCGTTAGCAAAAGAAAGGTTGAATTTCTTCTCGTTTTTTATTATTCACATAAAAAAAGGGATCAAGCGACATGATACATGCATCTTCCTTACGCGGTTGCGGCGTTGCCATTGTAACGCCCTTTTCAAAAAACGGCAACATCGATGAAAAAGCGTTGCGCAAATTGGTCAATTTTCAGATCGAGAACGGCACAAACTTTATCATTCCATGCGGAACGACAGGAGAATCCGCCACTATGGAAGCTGACGAGCGCAAACAAGTTATTCGAATCGTGATCGATCAAACTAAAAAACGCGTGCCGGTTATAGCAGGTACCGGAACCAACTCGACCGCCTCTTCAGTCACTTATTCGAAGCAGGCACAGGATCTCGGTGCTGACGGCGTTCTTCTCGTAGGGCCCTATTACAATAAACCGACTCAGGAGGGATATTTTCAACACTTCAAGGCGATTGCCGAATCGATCTCAATTCCCGCTATCTTATACAATGTGCCGGGACGCACGGGAGGAAATATGGAACCAAAAACCATTTTGCGATTAGCAGAAATAAAGAACATTATAGGTGTAAAGGAAGCTTCGGCAAACTTCGGTCAATTTATGGAAATTTTAGAGCAACGGTCAAGAGATTTTTTAGTTTTATCCGGTGACGACGCCCTGACTCTGCCCATGATGCCTTTGGGCGCCGATGGCGTAATATCGGTTGCAGCCAACCAGATTCCGCGCGCCATGAGCGATATGGTCAAATATGCGCTTGATGGAAACTTTGTGAAAGCCAGGGAAATTCATTATCAATATTTGGAACTTATGAACTTTAATTTCGTTGAGTCCAATCCGATTCCGGTCAAATGCGCGCTCGCGTTGATGGGCTTGATAGAAGAAAATTACCGTCTCCCGCTTGTTCCGTTGCAAGAGGCCAACAAACAGAAAATGAAACAATTGTTATTCACATTGAAATTGATTTCCCAATAAGTTTTCGTTTTGAATTTTATGCATCACTCCGTGTGTTCAATTCAAACTGATTTTCGGAAACTTAACTGCCCGGTCACCACAAAATGTCGGCTGTGTCATTCTGCAAGAATCTTTTTGTATCAAAAGTCGCACGGTGTAAAGAAAAAAGATTCATACAGAATGACAATGGTTTAATCCTCGATGGATTGAAAAGTATGTGTCCGGCTAAGTAACCACTCGGAAGCGCATCTCCGCGAAATTTCCATTTTCTTCTTCCCGTAGCATCTTAATAATAATTTCACTATTTTTGTTGAAGCGATAGTCATTTCAAACTGAACAGGAGCTATTATGACGTATTACGCGCTCTCAAATCCTTTGTGCAGGTTTCTCGATAAAACCCCGGATCAATTCACCCGCAACGATATGATCAACGTGATCGAAAATAAGAATATCGAACGAATCACATTTCACTACACCGCTCTCGACGGTAAATTAAAAGAATTAAAAATACCTGTTACCGGACGCGGCATTGCAGAACGCATTTTGGCAGAAGGCGAACGCGTGGATGGATCTTCATTATTTAAAGGAATGGTGGATACCGGTTTGTCCGATCTTTATGTTGTACCGGTATACAAAACGGCTTTCTTAAATCCGTTTGACGAAAATAGCCTGGATTTTATCTGCAGGTACCTCGGGCCCGACGGCAATCCAGCGCCGTTTGCCATGGACAACGTGCTTCACGCGGCGTATGAATTATTTAAGAAAAACTGCGGCGTGGAACTGCACGCTATGGGCGAATTAGAGTTTTATCTTTTAAGCCGCGATGAAGAGTTTATGTATCACGCCTCAAAACAAAAAGGATATCATGCTTCCGCGCCATTTATTAAGTGCGGGCCTATTCTAAATGAAATGATGCGCCACATTTCGCAGATCACCGGCGCAGTAAAATATGCGCACAGCGAGGTCGGCTACGTAGAACACGTATTCAGCCAGTCCGATGAGATTCGCGGAAGACAAGGAGAACAGCTTGAGATCGAATTTTTGCCCAGACCCGTCACGGATGCGGCGGACCACTTGGTTCTGGCGCGCTGGCTCATTCGCAATATAGCTCATCGTAATGGCTGTGTGGCCACCTTTGCCCCGAAGATCGAAGAAGGCGTCGCAGGCAGCGGCCTGCACGTTCACATGGAATTGCTCAAGAACGGAAAAAATATCATGCGCAACGGACAGGCTGAATTGTCCACCGAAGCGAAACAAATAATCGGCGGTTTGTGCACTTATGCAGATACGTTGACTGCATTCGGCAATACAACCGCCGCATCATACCTGCGCCTGGTACCGGATCAAGAAGCGCCGACGCGTGTATGTTGGAGCGATCTCAATCGCAGCGCGATGATCCGAGTTCCCCTCGGATGGGGCAAGATGCACCATCTCGCCCGTAAATTGAATCCGAACGAATCGGAAGCGGCGGAAGTTCTGTCCAATGCGCAAACCATCGAATTACGTACGCCGGACGGCAGCGCGCTGATTCATTTTTTGATTGCAGGTATTACACTTGCCGCAGAATGGGGATTGACCAACAATGAATCGTTGCAAAAAGCCGAGTCACTTTATGTCAAAGGCAATATCTTTAAGGATAAGAGCTTATTGGAAAGATTGCCGTCCATACCGCGAAGCTGTGTGGCATCGTCGCTGCTGCTCGATGAAAAACGGGCGTTTTATGAACGGAGCAACGTATTTCCGCCCAGCGCGATCGATTATATAACCAAATTACTGCGCGCGGAGAATGACGAAATAATGAATAAATCGCTCAGTGAATTACCGCCGGATGAACGGCTTAGTGAAACGCGTAAGATCATGCATAAAGATCTGCACCGGCATTAAAAATTTGCTTGTTTGTATTTGTCTTTTTATGTAATGTGAAGTAGTCATTAACAACAAAGGATAAACAGCATGCTCAAATCGTTTTGCATTTGCGCCGCCGCCATTTTTTTATTCAACCATACTGTTACCGCCCAGGACATTTCCAAAGATCTTGCCAAACTGGACCCGTTCACCGCAACCGCCACATTGGATAATCTTGGGAAAACGCACTACGACCAACTGGTCAAAGAACACGAAGCAAAACTTGCGGAACTTGCTAAAACAGACGTTGTGATCATTAGAGCCGATGTGGTT encodes the following:
- a CDS encoding glutamine synthetase, translated to MTYYALSNPLCRFLDKTPDQFTRNDMINVIENKNIERITFHYTALDGKLKELKIPVTGRGIAERILAEGERVDGSSLFKGMVDTGLSDLYVVPVYKTAFLNPFDENSLDFICRYLGPDGNPAPFAMDNVLHAAYELFKKNCGVELHAMGELEFYLLSRDEEFMYHASKQKGYHASAPFIKCGPILNEMMRHISQITGAVKYAHSEVGYVEHVFSQSDEIRGRQGEQLEIEFLPRPVTDAADHLVLARWLIRNIAHRNGCVATFAPKIEEGVAGSGLHVHMELLKNGKNIMRNGQAELSTEAKQIIGGLCTYADTLTAFGNTTAASYLRLVPDQEAPTRVCWSDLNRSAMIRVPLGWGKMHHLARKLNPNESEAAEVLSNAQTIELRTPDGSALIHFLIAGITLAAEWGLTNNESLQKAESLYVKGNIFKDKSLLERLPSIPRSCVASSLLLDEKRAFYERSNVFPPSAIDYITKLLRAENDEIMNKSLSELPPDERLSETRKIMHKDLHRH
- a CDS encoding aminotransferase class V-fold PLP-dependent enzyme; the protein is MGHLPIYLDHHATTPLDKRVLDAMMPYLTDRFGNAASRNHVFGWQAEEAVELARADVAELIGADKKEIIFTGGATESINLALKGVAEAYASKGNHIITAVAEHRCVLDSCKHLEKSGFEITVLPVRNDGTVDPEQVRSAITDRTILISVMMANNEIGSINPIQKIGEVAREKNILFHSDIVQAVGKVSVDVNELNLDLASLSAHKFYGPKGVGALFVRQKNPRVKLVAQMDGGGHEKEMRSGTLNVPGIIGLGRAALLCKAEFDNNFWHYFNLRNKLYEAVVTELDSIHLNGPEIETPEVLKKVGTANEASKKIKRLPNNLNISFEQTKSESIMIAMKEVAMSSGSACTSALPEPSHVLRAIGISDELAKASLRFGIGRTNTLEEIEFVGRRLVDVVTKLRSEPQHAHSS
- a CDS encoding DUF4154 domain-containing protein; translation: MKLFIGFILSLLTWFPAQNPMDVDEATHVEMIIKSLSYDSKINGGTVLVISRSGSNANSNNVASTLSGKSIKKVPVELFQLEFVSMSSLDPIVNGQIKVDLVYLCNDLTNVQLAQLNQFCTKNKIVSATGVAKFVEDGYACLSVIKEEGKVKPLVNLEKLKSLDHAFSSSYLKLCKIL
- the dapB gene encoding 4-hydroxy-tetrahydrodipicolinate reductase; this encodes MKIALIGYGKMGKEIERCAKEKQITVSAIFDENKPVTVNGIQDADVCIDFSVPSAVVSNIRLYAEAGKNAVVGTTDWLEHIDEVKRIVMDSGTGLIYTSNFSIGVNMFFKIVEHAAELMNNFSDYDAFVHELHHNQKIDSPSGTALSIAKIMIEKIDRKKSILSDTSKGKINADHLHITSTRIGSVPGTHTVGFDSSADTIELTHTARNRSGFALGALFAAKWIQGKKGIYTMGDVLK
- a CDS encoding 4-hydroxy-tetrahydrodipicolinate synthase, with product MIHASSLRGCGVAIVTPFSKNGNIDEKALRKLVNFQIENGTNFIIPCGTTGESATMEADERKQVIRIVIDQTKKRVPVIAGTGTNSTASSVTYSKQAQDLGADGVLLVGPYYNKPTQEGYFQHFKAIAESISIPAILYNVPGRTGGNMEPKTILRLAEIKNIIGVKEASANFGQFMEILEQRSRDFLVLSGDDALTLPMMPLGADGVISVAANQIPRAMSDMVKYALDGNFVKAREIHYQYLELMNFNFVESNPIPVKCALALMGLIEENYRLPLVPLQEANKQKMKQLLFTLKLISQ
- the asd gene encoding aspartate-semialdehyde dehydrogenase, which produces MSKINVVILGATGTVGQRFIQLLDRHPYFEIAAIAASDKSAGKKYKDVVTWKLDTPIPQSIQDMVIQKCEPGMDARIAFSGLDSTVAGEIEMAFAKNGYAVVSNSKNYRMEADVPLIYPEVNADHLALIDIQKKNRGFKNGFIVTNSNCSIMSFLPVIHVLDKNFGVEKMTVVTMQAVSGAGYPGVASLDILGNIVPYIGGEEEEKIRTEPLKILGKLENGRIKYSGIQISPSVNRVPVVDGHLASVSVKLKTKTNEEEIKNYLRNFHGVPQDLKLPLAPERPIIIHDAIDRPQPRLDIHLDKGMAVSVGRIRSCEVLDYKFTCLVHNTIRGAAGAAILNAELLSAKQML
- the lysC gene encoding lysine-sensitive aspartokinase 3; this translates as MIIIKFGGTSVQDVASIRSVINIVKAKLHKQPIVVVSAVAGATNQLIESARCAVAGKKEESVGILNSLRNRHLEIAEDLIKDSGELDNVNKSIDDIITKLANLVEGVSLIGELTNRSLDMFAAQGELLSSNVIAPAMKEAELEVKWFDARQVMITDEQYASAIPNIPVLADKCRTLITPLFKEWQVVLTQGFIGSTSSGITTTLGRGGSDYSAALLGAAMDAEDIEIWTDVDGVLTTDPRIVPHAKRVKQMSFREASELAYFGAKVLHPATIIPAVEKNIPVHVYNTKNPDFGGTLIAAKLHLSKEAQSSSCVIKSIAFKKDITIFNITSSRMLLAHGFLYSIFEIFKKHKTAVDVVSTTEVSVSLTIDNLENLESIVRDLSAFSQVQVESKRAIVCLVGEQMRKTAGIAARTFGAIRDININMVSQGASEINLTFVIDEKDVDAVVKRLHDEFFSGPLPADIFE